A segment of the Candidatus Pelagisphaera phototrophica genome:
TAATATTTGTGAATGGAGTATCTCTGTTGGAGGCACCGACTAATGACAATTCCTAGAAGTCTTTTTGGTTAGCGGGTAAAAGTGATAGAATTTATTACAGAAGATGCTCTTAAGATTTGGACTGAGGGCGGCTGGTTGATGGGACCATTATTTATACTGGGCTTATTGATATACTATTCAATTTTCGAAATATACTTTCGGCTATCTTCTAAGAGTTATATCAAAACTGATAGCAATATATGGAGGCATTGGGTAGAGAAGCCAGCAGATGCCCAGGGGGATATAGGGCGAATTATAAACTTTGTCTTAGCAGATAAAAAGACTACGCAAGATGTAAGTCTGAGATTTCAGGAGGTCCGCCGCACTCTTGTTGAGAGTATCGGTAGACGTATCAAATTTGTCGCCATCATAGTAAGTGCCGCGCCTTTGACTGGACTCCTTGGAACTGTGGGAGGAATGCTCACTACTTTCAGCGGTCTTTCTTCAAGCGAAGGATCAAACACCGTTGGGC
Coding sequences within it:
- a CDS encoding MotA/TolQ/ExbB proton channel family protein yields the protein MIEFITEDALKIWTEGGWLMGPLFILGLLIYYSIFEIYFRLSSKSYIKTDSNIWRHWVEKPADAQGDIGRIINFVLADKKTTQDVSLRFQEVRRTLVESIGRRIKFVAIIVSAAPLTGLLGTVGGMLTTFSGLSSSEGSNTVGLIAGGISEALITTETGLVLAIPAIVVISTIRKKLDALDLFLKKLENSINQHLLDAKRSQA